From Carya illinoinensis cultivar Pawnee chromosome 5, C.illinoinensisPawnee_v1, whole genome shotgun sequence, one genomic window encodes:
- the LOC122310618 gene encoding nuclear transport factor 2B-like, translating to MDPDQLAKAFVEHYYTTFDANRAGLASLYQDESMLTFEGQKTQGSQNIVAKLNSLPFQQCQHSITTVDCQPSGPAGGMLVFVSGNLQLAGEQHALKFSQMFHLMPTPQGSFYVLNDIFRLNYA from the exons ATGGATCCAGACCAGTTGGCGAAGGCATTCGTGGAGCACTACTACACGACATTCGATGCGAACCGTGCGGGGCTGGCGAGCCTTTACCAGGACGAGTCGATGTTGACCTTTGAGGGCCAGAAGACCCAAGGCTCCCAGAACATCGTCGCCAAGCTCAACAGCCTCCCCTTCCAGCAGTGCCAGCACAGTATCACCACCGTCGATTGCCAGCCCTCTGGCCCCGCCGGCGGCATGCTCGTCTTTGTCAGCGGTAACCTCCAGCTCGCTGGCGAACAGCATGCCCTCAAATTCAGCCAG ATGTTCCATTTGATGCCAACGCCACAAGGAAGCTTTTATGTGTTGAACGATATATTCCGTTTGAACTATGCATGA
- the LOC122310617 gene encoding uncharacterized protein LOC122310617 → MDSNNKLELINIAIQRVIKEKKIKPVSGTSDGLVEDDHDDRLLLSRLLSELESLEGDNALKESEALSEVEEENPSPAVGIVDVNMGNARQVDRGGVEIGAEEIVKELKKVKRQNFVTHCLLSAMIVLTVAWQLSEVTLIWKVKKGLSNPFRSVGSLLAGMLKGPATNGQDTEKLSSLTKELPSEAPSLPLLKIPEIPHMDLPDLGLNGSKDK, encoded by the exons ATGGATTCGAACAACAAACTGGAGCTAATAAATATCGCGATCCAGAGAGTTATAAAGGAGAAGAAGATCAAGCCAGTCAGCGGTACCAGCGATGGCCTCGTGGAAGACGACCATGATGATCGCCTTCTCCTCTCCAGATTGCTCTCTGAG TTGGAATCATTGGAAGGAGATAATGCACTTAAGGAATCTGAAGCTTTAAGTGAGGTGGAGGAGGAGAATCCTTCTCCAGCAGTTGGTATTGTGGACGTAAATATGGGGAATGCCCGTCAGGTTGACCGTGGTGGCGTTGAGATCGGGGCAGAAGAGATAGTGAAGGAGCTGAAGAAGGTGAAGAGGCAGAATTTTGTAACTCATTGTCTTCTTTCGGCCATGATTGTACTAACCGTTGCTTGGCAATTATCCGAAGTCACCTTAATTTGGAAAGTCAAAAAAGGACTAAGCAACCCATTTAGATCCGTCGGAAGTTTACTTGCAGGGATGCTGAAAGGCCCTGCTACAAATGGTCAAGACACAGAAAAACTGTCCTCGCTGACCAAAGAACTGCCTAGTGAAGCCCCTTCACTCCCACTTCTCAAAATTCCAGAAATCCCCCATATGGATTTACCAGATTTAGGTTTAAATGGTTCAAAAGATAAATGA
- the LOC122309922 gene encoding calmodulin-binding transcription activator 4-like isoform X2, translating into MKGLPTVSSRAVTSQNQGKHSPGSFALLSPGSSSSYSQSPTSYISQNPGSNSKPSDFEPYKSLSSSGSEVSSEIAIKNNGVDDLERVGRTGQKENFDELQVTQALRRLEEQLSLDEESFQDISLFYNQCENPNDSDITEYEIENSRQDEHAALPHGPEYIGLYYEPHGVQNSNRLELHNNAGESKGSSSWEVVFESFNTSSDVESQQKHLYTLDVNEKNLSLSSEVPKEEEHSDWLNFNLDNAENTSLLPHKDADSFKFPEYSSAIETHEITSDYYTTLLRQDQTGMLLEANSSLTVAEKQKFTIQEISPEWGYETEATKVVIIGSFLCDPLESTWACMFGDVEVPVQIIQEGVIRCEAPSHLPGKVTLCITSGNRESCSEVREFEYRMKTRTCTYCASTNTEANKSLEELLLLVRFVQLLLSDTLMYKRDNVESENDVLRRIKADDDSWSHVIEALLVGSGTSSDTIDWVLQELLKDKLHQWLSSRSQEGRDQTDCSLSKKEQGIIHMIAGLGFEWAVNPILSSGININFRDINGWTAVHWAAHFGREKMVAALIASGASAGAVTDPTSQDPLGKTPASIAATSGHKGLAGYLSEVALTSHLSSLTMEESELSKGSAEVEAEMTVNSISNGSLADNGDQLSLKDTLAAVRNAAQAAARIQAAFRAHSFRKRLQRESAVDMSALSNLVFRNPRKYNSAALSIQKKYRGWKGRKVFLAIRQKVVKIQAHVRGFQVRKSYKVICWAVGILDKVVLRWRRKGVGLRGFLSGIDTIDETEDEDILRVFRKKKVDLAIDDAVALVISMVESPEARWQYRRVLQRYRQAKAELGSTDSEVMESSSLGRISSMKDEVMYHFP; encoded by the exons ATGAAGGGCTTGCCAACTGTTTCTAGCAGAGCAGTGACATCACAGAACCAG GGAAAGCACAGTCCTGGATCTTTTGCATTGTTATCTCCAGGATCCTCTTCTAGCTACAGTCAGAGTCCTACCTCttatatttctcaaaatccaGGCTCTAACTCCAAACCTAGCGACTTTGAACCTTACAAGAGTTTATCTAGTTCAGGCTCAGAAGTTAGTTCTGAGATAGCCATTAAGAATAATGGTGTGGATGACCTGGAGAGGGTGGGTAGAACAGGACAGAAAGAAAACTTCGATGAGCTTCAGGTTACTCAAGCTTTGCGAAGGCTTGAGGAGCAATTAAGTTTGGATGAAGAGAGCTTCCAAGATATTAGTCTATTCTACAATCAGTGTGAAAATCCAAATGATTCAGATATTACAGAATATGAAATTGAGAACTCCAGGCAGGATGAACATGCAGCTTTACCGCACGGGCCAGAATATATTGGTCTGTACTATGAGCCACATGGAGTGCAGAACTCAAACAGACTTGAGCTTCATAATAATGcag GTGAAAGTAAAGGATCTTCATCTTGGGAAGTGGTGTTTGAGTCATTTAACACTTCATCAGATGTCGAGTCCCAGCAGAAGCATTTGTATACATTGGATGTAAAC gaaaagaatcttTCTCTTTCAAGCGAGGTGCCAAAGGAAGAGGAGCATAGTGATTGGCTGAATTTCAATCTAGATAATGCTGAAAACA CTTCTTTGTTGCCGCATAAAGATGCTGACAGCTTCAAATTTCCCGAATATTCTTCAGCGATAGAAACTCATGAAATTACTTCTGACTACTACACGACATTGCTTAGACAAGACCAAACAGGAATGCTTCTTGAAGCAAATTCGAGTTTGACTGTTGCCGAAAAACAGAAATTCACCATTCAGGAAATATCCCCCGAATGGGGTTATGAAACTGAGGCCACAAAG GTCGTCATCATTGGATCTTTCCTCTGTGATCCATTGGAATCTACCTGGGCTTGCATGTTTGGTGACGTTGAAGTTCCTGTTCAGATCATTCAGGAAGGTGTCATCCGTTGCGAAGCTCCATCTCACCTTCCTGGAAAGGTGACTCTCtgcattacttctggtaatcgGGAATCCTGCAGTGAAGTCAGAGAGTTTGAGTATCGAATGAAGACAAGAACTTGCACATATTGTGCTTCAACTAATACAGAAGCCAACAAGAGTCTAGAAGAGTTGTTGTTACTTGTTAGATTTGTGCAGTTGCTTCTGTCTGATACATTGATGTATAAAAGAGACAATGTGGAATCTGAAAATGATGTATTGAGAAGAATCAAAGCTGATGATGATTCATGGAGTCATGTCATAGAGGCTTTATTAGTTGGGAGTGGAACTTCATCTGATACCATTGATTGGGTTCTTCAAGAGCTTCTTAAAGACAAGTTGCACCAGTGGCTTTCTTCCAGATCCCAGGAAGGACGTGACCAGACAGACTGTTCCTTGTCAAAGAAAGAGCAAGGAATAATACACATGATTGCCGGGTTGGGCTTTGAGTGGGCTGTAAACCCTATTCTCAGTAGTGGAATCAATATAAATTTCCGTGACATTAATGGATGGACTGCTGTTCATTGGGCTGCGCATTTTGGAAG GGAAAAAATGGTTGCTGCACTTATTGCTTCTGGTGCGTCAGCTGGGGCTGTGACTGATCCCACTTCCCAAGATCCACTAGGCAAAACCCCAGCATCCATCGCAGCTACCAGTGGGCACAAGGGActtgcaggttatctttcagaggTGGCACTAACTAGCCATCTGTCATCCCTCACAATGGAAGAAAGTGAGCTGTCTAAAGGCTCCGCGGAGGTTGAAGCAGAAATGACTGTGAATAGCATCTCAAATGGGAGTCTCGCAGATAATGGAGATCAGCTCTCCCTTAAAGATACATTAGCTGCTGTTCGGAATGCAGCTCAGGCTGCTGCACGAATACAAGCAGCTTTCCGTGCTCATTCTTTCAGGAAAAGACTTCAGAGAGAATCTGCTGTTGACATGTCAGCTTTGTCAAACCTAGTATTTCGTAACCCACGTAAATACAATTCAGCTGCATTATCTATTCAGAAGAAGTATCGAGGTTGGAAAGGTCGAAAGGTTTTCCTAGCAATTCGTCAGAAAGTTGTGAAGATACAG GCTCATGTGAGAGGTTTTCAGGTAAGGAAAAGTTACAAGGTGATCTGTTGGGCTGTTGGGATTCTAGACAAGGTTGTACTACGATGGCGACGGAAGGGAGTTGGTTTGCGAGGTTTCCTGAGTGGGATTGATACCATTGATGAAACTGAAGATGAAGACATTCTCAGGGTTTTTCGCAAGAAGAAAGTGGATTTGGCTATTGATGACGCCGTTGCTCTGGTTATATCCATGGTTGAGTCTCCAGAGGCCCGTTGGCAATATCGTCGTGTGCTTCAAAGATACCGGCAAGCTAAG GCTGAACTTGGTAGCACAGACAGTGAAGTAATGGAATCATCTTCTCTAGGTCGCATATCCAGTATGAAAGATGAAGTTATGTATCACTTCCCATAG
- the LOC122309922 gene encoding calmodulin-binding transcription activator 4-like isoform X1 produces MTQLGYDIRDLFREAQTRWLKPVEVLFILQNHEKYQLTEEPPRQPTSGSLFLFNKRVLRFFRRDGHNWRKKKDGRTVGEAHERLKVGNVEALNCYYAHGEQNSNFQRRSYWMLDPAYEHIVLVHYRDLTEGKHSPGSFALLSPGSSSSYSQSPTSYISQNPGSNSKPSDFEPYKSLSSSGSEVSSEIAIKNNGVDDLERVGRTGQKENFDELQVTQALRRLEEQLSLDEESFQDISLFYNQCENPNDSDITEYEIENSRQDEHAALPHGPEYIGLYYEPHGVQNSNRLELHNNAGESKGSSSWEVVFESFNTSSDVESQQKHLYTLDVNEKNLSLSSEVPKEEEHSDWLNFNLDNAENTSLLPHKDADSFKFPEYSSAIETHEITSDYYTTLLRQDQTGMLLEANSSLTVAEKQKFTIQEISPEWGYETEATKVVIIGSFLCDPLESTWACMFGDVEVPVQIIQEGVIRCEAPSHLPGKVTLCITSGNRESCSEVREFEYRMKTRTCTYCASTNTEANKSLEELLLLVRFVQLLLSDTLMYKRDNVESENDVLRRIKADDDSWSHVIEALLVGSGTSSDTIDWVLQELLKDKLHQWLSSRSQEGRDQTDCSLSKKEQGIIHMIAGLGFEWAVNPILSSGININFRDINGWTAVHWAAHFGREKMVAALIASGASAGAVTDPTSQDPLGKTPASIAATSGHKGLAGYLSEVALTSHLSSLTMEESELSKGSAEVEAEMTVNSISNGSLADNGDQLSLKDTLAAVRNAAQAAARIQAAFRAHSFRKRLQRESAVDMSALSNLVFRNPRKYNSAALSIQKKYRGWKGRKVFLAIRQKVVKIQAHVRGFQVRKSYKVICWAVGILDKVVLRWRRKGVGLRGFLSGIDTIDETEDEDILRVFRKKKVDLAIDDAVALVISMVESPEARWQYRRVLQRYRQAKAELGSTDSEVMESSSLGRISSMKDEVMYHFP; encoded by the exons ATGACGCAATTAG GATATGATATTAGAGACCTCTTTCGAGAAGCTCAAACCCGTTGGCTGAAGCCAGTAGAAGTTCTCTTTATTTTACAGAACCATGAGAAGTATCAGCTAACCGAGGAGCCCCCTCGACAGCCAACTA GTGGatcgttatttttatttaataagcgAGTCCTTAGGTTCTTCCGAAGAGATGGTCATAATTGGCGGAAAAAGAAGGATGGAAGAACTGTTGGGGAAGCACATGAACGCCTTAAG GTTGGAAATGTTGAAGCGTTAAATTGTTATTATGCACATGGAGAGCAGAACTCCAATTTTCAGAGGCGTAGCTATTGGATGCTGGATCC GGCATATGAGCACATTGTTCTGGTACATTATAGAGACTTAACTGAG GGAAAGCACAGTCCTGGATCTTTTGCATTGTTATCTCCAGGATCCTCTTCTAGCTACAGTCAGAGTCCTACCTCttatatttctcaaaatccaGGCTCTAACTCCAAACCTAGCGACTTTGAACCTTACAAGAGTTTATCTAGTTCAGGCTCAGAAGTTAGTTCTGAGATAGCCATTAAGAATAATGGTGTGGATGACCTGGAGAGGGTGGGTAGAACAGGACAGAAAGAAAACTTCGATGAGCTTCAGGTTACTCAAGCTTTGCGAAGGCTTGAGGAGCAATTAAGTTTGGATGAAGAGAGCTTCCAAGATATTAGTCTATTCTACAATCAGTGTGAAAATCCAAATGATTCAGATATTACAGAATATGAAATTGAGAACTCCAGGCAGGATGAACATGCAGCTTTACCGCACGGGCCAGAATATATTGGTCTGTACTATGAGCCACATGGAGTGCAGAACTCAAACAGACTTGAGCTTCATAATAATGcag GTGAAAGTAAAGGATCTTCATCTTGGGAAGTGGTGTTTGAGTCATTTAACACTTCATCAGATGTCGAGTCCCAGCAGAAGCATTTGTATACATTGGATGTAAAC gaaaagaatcttTCTCTTTCAAGCGAGGTGCCAAAGGAAGAGGAGCATAGTGATTGGCTGAATTTCAATCTAGATAATGCTGAAAACA CTTCTTTGTTGCCGCATAAAGATGCTGACAGCTTCAAATTTCCCGAATATTCTTCAGCGATAGAAACTCATGAAATTACTTCTGACTACTACACGACATTGCTTAGACAAGACCAAACAGGAATGCTTCTTGAAGCAAATTCGAGTTTGACTGTTGCCGAAAAACAGAAATTCACCATTCAGGAAATATCCCCCGAATGGGGTTATGAAACTGAGGCCACAAAG GTCGTCATCATTGGATCTTTCCTCTGTGATCCATTGGAATCTACCTGGGCTTGCATGTTTGGTGACGTTGAAGTTCCTGTTCAGATCATTCAGGAAGGTGTCATCCGTTGCGAAGCTCCATCTCACCTTCCTGGAAAGGTGACTCTCtgcattacttctggtaatcgGGAATCCTGCAGTGAAGTCAGAGAGTTTGAGTATCGAATGAAGACAAGAACTTGCACATATTGTGCTTCAACTAATACAGAAGCCAACAAGAGTCTAGAAGAGTTGTTGTTACTTGTTAGATTTGTGCAGTTGCTTCTGTCTGATACATTGATGTATAAAAGAGACAATGTGGAATCTGAAAATGATGTATTGAGAAGAATCAAAGCTGATGATGATTCATGGAGTCATGTCATAGAGGCTTTATTAGTTGGGAGTGGAACTTCATCTGATACCATTGATTGGGTTCTTCAAGAGCTTCTTAAAGACAAGTTGCACCAGTGGCTTTCTTCCAGATCCCAGGAAGGACGTGACCAGACAGACTGTTCCTTGTCAAAGAAAGAGCAAGGAATAATACACATGATTGCCGGGTTGGGCTTTGAGTGGGCTGTAAACCCTATTCTCAGTAGTGGAATCAATATAAATTTCCGTGACATTAATGGATGGACTGCTGTTCATTGGGCTGCGCATTTTGGAAG GGAAAAAATGGTTGCTGCACTTATTGCTTCTGGTGCGTCAGCTGGGGCTGTGACTGATCCCACTTCCCAAGATCCACTAGGCAAAACCCCAGCATCCATCGCAGCTACCAGTGGGCACAAGGGActtgcaggttatctttcagaggTGGCACTAACTAGCCATCTGTCATCCCTCACAATGGAAGAAAGTGAGCTGTCTAAAGGCTCCGCGGAGGTTGAAGCAGAAATGACTGTGAATAGCATCTCAAATGGGAGTCTCGCAGATAATGGAGATCAGCTCTCCCTTAAAGATACATTAGCTGCTGTTCGGAATGCAGCTCAGGCTGCTGCACGAATACAAGCAGCTTTCCGTGCTCATTCTTTCAGGAAAAGACTTCAGAGAGAATCTGCTGTTGACATGTCAGCTTTGTCAAACCTAGTATTTCGTAACCCACGTAAATACAATTCAGCTGCATTATCTATTCAGAAGAAGTATCGAGGTTGGAAAGGTCGAAAGGTTTTCCTAGCAATTCGTCAGAAAGTTGTGAAGATACAG GCTCATGTGAGAGGTTTTCAGGTAAGGAAAAGTTACAAGGTGATCTGTTGGGCTGTTGGGATTCTAGACAAGGTTGTACTACGATGGCGACGGAAGGGAGTTGGTTTGCGAGGTTTCCTGAGTGGGATTGATACCATTGATGAAACTGAAGATGAAGACATTCTCAGGGTTTTTCGCAAGAAGAAAGTGGATTTGGCTATTGATGACGCCGTTGCTCTGGTTATATCCATGGTTGAGTCTCCAGAGGCCCGTTGGCAATATCGTCGTGTGCTTCAAAGATACCGGCAAGCTAAG GCTGAACTTGGTAGCACAGACAGTGAAGTAATGGAATCATCTTCTCTAGGTCGCATATCCAGTATGAAAGATGAAGTTATGTATCACTTCCCATAG